One Jannaschia sp. GRR-S6-38 genomic window carries:
- a CDS encoding M16 family metallopeptidase: protein MRHLLSAALAVTLALPAAARAAEPGVTTFTLDNGMDAIVIEDHRAPVVVHMVWYDVGSADEPPGKSGIAHFLEHLMFKGTDELEPGEFSRVVAAQGGTDNAFTSSDYTGYFQRVAADRLGLMMEMEADRMRDLVLDSADMLTERDVVLEERAQRTDSNPGALFSEMRNAAQYLNHPYGRPIIGWKHEVEELTLEDALDFYRRYYAPNNATLIVAGDVEAEEVRRLAEAHYGPLAPTPDLAPRERPAEPPQLTPRRLTFEDARVANPYVIRTYLAPERDAGDQGDAAALAILAQYLGGSSQTSLLGRVLEQEEGTALYTSAFYSGTSLDDTTFGLVVMPRPGRSLEEAEADMDRMIARLLEQGVDDAQLERIKTAARAAEIYGRDSLQGRAREYGVAVTSGLTVEDVAAWPDALAAVTEADMLRVAREVLVPETSVTGYLKQPEPETGETEVTQ from the coding sequence TTGAGACATCTGCTGTCCGCAGCCCTCGCCGTGACGCTCGCCCTGCCCGCCGCCGCGCGGGCCGCCGAGCCGGGCGTCACGACCTTCACGCTCGACAATGGCATGGACGCCATCGTGATCGAGGATCACCGCGCCCCGGTCGTCGTGCACATGGTCTGGTACGACGTGGGCTCGGCGGACGAGCCGCCGGGCAAGTCGGGCATCGCGCATTTCCTCGAACACCTGATGTTCAAGGGCACCGACGAGCTGGAGCCGGGCGAGTTCAGCCGCGTGGTCGCCGCGCAGGGCGGCACCGACAACGCCTTCACCTCGTCGGATTACACCGGCTATTTCCAGCGCGTCGCCGCCGACCGGCTGGGCCTGATGATGGAGATGGAGGCCGACCGGATGCGCGACCTCGTGCTCGACAGCGCGGATATGCTGACCGAGCGCGACGTGGTGCTGGAGGAGCGCGCGCAGCGCACCGACAGCAATCCCGGCGCGCTGTTTTCCGAGATGCGCAACGCCGCGCAATATCTCAACCACCCCTATGGCCGCCCGATCATCGGCTGGAAGCACGAGGTCGAAGAGCTGACGCTCGAGGACGCGCTGGACTTCTACCGCCGCTACTACGCGCCCAACAACGCCACGCTGATCGTGGCGGGCGATGTCGAGGCCGAGGAGGTGCGCCGCCTGGCCGAGGCGCATTACGGGCCGCTGGCGCCCACCCCGGACCTGGCCCCGCGCGAACGGCCCGCCGAGCCCCCGCAGCTGACGCCCCGCCGCCTGACCTTCGAGGACGCGCGCGTCGCCAATCCTTACGTGATCCGCACCTATCTCGCGCCCGAGCGAGACGCGGGCGACCAGGGCGACGCGGCCGCGCTGGCGATCCTGGCGCAATATCTGGGCGGGTCGTCGCAGACCTCGCTCTTGGGCCGCGTGCTGGAGCAGGAGGAGGGGACGGCGCTCTACACCTCGGCCTTTTACTCGGGCACCTCGCTCGACGACACGACCTTCGGGCTGGTGGTCATGCCCCGGCCCGGCCGGTCGCTGGAAGAGGCCGAGGCCGACATGGACCGCATGATCGCGCGCCTGCTGGAGCAGGGCGTGGACGACGCGCAGCTGGAGCGGATCAAGACCGCCGCCCGCGCCGCCGAAATCTACGGCCGCGACAGCCTGCAGGGCCGCGCGCGCGAATACGGCGTGGCGGTGACCAGCGGGTTGACGGTCGAGGACGTTGCCGCCTGGCCCGATGCGCTGGCCGCCGTGACCGAGGCCGACATG